From the Teredinibacter turnerae T7901 genome, one window contains:
- a CDS encoding thioesterase II family protein, translated as MKKPSRFVTAQDVAAPKVRLLMLPFAGGNATSFYQTMSLLPDHIGALAYQMPGHGNRFSEPLCHSIEELVADLEPEFGMLTELPLVIFGHSLGGRLAFALCNEFRNRALPMPKLVVASASRPPDVVIKDPSSHLDDDAFIAKLQVHGGIPKELVENQGMRELFLPIIKNDMGIFERFSGSPDRPFALPVAIWAGENDTFAPVQEVIGWNRYFLLQREFHLWEGGHFFPLNAHADIAQRLTMLIQSTVATGGNAQDSLRNSGVPS; from the coding sequence GTGAAAAAACCAAGTCGATTTGTAACTGCGCAGGACGTGGCAGCGCCGAAAGTTCGCCTGCTGATGCTGCCGTTCGCCGGCGGGAATGCGACGAGTTTCTACCAAACCATGTCGCTATTACCCGACCACATAGGCGCGCTGGCGTATCAAATGCCCGGTCACGGTAACCGGTTTTCCGAGCCTTTATGTCATTCCATTGAAGAACTGGTAGCAGACCTTGAACCCGAGTTCGGCATGCTTACCGAGTTACCACTGGTCATCTTTGGCCACAGTCTCGGGGGGCGACTTGCCTTCGCTTTATGTAACGAATTCCGCAATCGCGCATTGCCTATGCCAAAACTGGTTGTAGCTTCCGCAAGCCGGCCGCCAGATGTGGTGATTAAAGACCCGTCATCGCACCTGGATGATGATGCTTTTATCGCAAAATTACAGGTACATGGCGGAATCCCCAAAGAACTGGTGGAAAACCAGGGAATGCGGGAATTGTTTTTGCCCATTATAAAAAACGATATGGGGATTTTTGAGCGCTTTAGTGGCTCCCCGGATCGACCATTCGCGTTACCAGTCGCCATCTGGGCGGGCGAGAACGATACTTTCGCCCCGGTGCAGGAAGTCATAGGGTGGAATCGTTATTTCTTGTTGCAACGTGAATTTCACTTGTGGGAAGGGGGGCACTTCTTCCCGTTGAACGCACATGCGGATATTGCTCAGCGGCTTACCATGCTAATTCAAAGCACAGTCGCCACCGGCGGTAACGCGCAGGACTCGCTGCGCAACAGCGGTGTGCCATCGTAA
- a CDS encoding PfaD family polyunsaturated fatty acid/polyketide biosynthesis protein, translated as MNSIGRTIQLGNRQFMQTYNVRSPYIAGAMYKGIASVDLVCAMAEQSMLSFLGTGGLKMPQVAQSIDEIKRRVGENKPFGMNMLSNFEEPEKEMALIRLYLEKGVSVIEAASYISISDALVYYRLTGASLAPDGQIQCAHRIIGKVSRPEVAMRFLSPPPAEKVQDLLQQGLITPQQAELAPLIPMADDICVEADSGGHTDQGVITVLFPAIRSIADELNLQFGYNQKVRVGAAGGLGTPQAIAAAFMLGADFVVTGSINQCTVEAGVSEDVKDMLEKAQPQDMAIVPAGDMFELGAKVQVLKKGSLFHVRANKLYELYKNYDSLDAIPRDVITKLEKQIFTRSIDEIWQETEAFYLRARPEEVKKAVESPKHKMALVFKWYFIHGTRMALRGERQQRVNYQVQCGPALGSFNQWVKGTELESWRNRHVADIASQLMQGAHDYVNRFMLAEVDAL; from the coding sequence ATGAACTCCATCGGGCGTACTATCCAGCTTGGCAACCGCCAGTTTATGCAAACCTACAACGTGCGCAGTCCATATATTGCTGGAGCCATGTACAAAGGAATTGCATCCGTTGATTTGGTATGTGCCATGGCTGAACAATCGATGCTGAGCTTCCTGGGAACAGGTGGGTTGAAAATGCCACAAGTTGCACAAAGCATCGACGAAATAAAACGTCGAGTCGGCGAGAACAAACCTTTCGGCATGAACATGCTGAGTAATTTTGAAGAACCGGAAAAAGAGATGGCGTTAATTCGTCTCTATTTGGAAAAGGGTGTGTCGGTAATCGAGGCCGCTTCTTATATTAGTATTTCCGATGCACTCGTTTACTATCGTTTAACCGGCGCAAGCCTTGCGCCTGACGGACAAATACAGTGTGCCCACCGCATAATTGGCAAAGTGTCTCGTCCGGAGGTGGCAATGCGCTTTCTTTCGCCGCCGCCCGCAGAAAAAGTACAGGACTTATTACAGCAGGGCTTAATAACCCCCCAGCAAGCAGAGCTGGCTCCGTTAATACCGATGGCGGACGACATTTGTGTGGAAGCCGATTCCGGTGGCCACACCGACCAGGGTGTTATTACGGTGCTGTTCCCCGCGATACGCTCCATTGCAGACGAGCTTAACTTGCAATTTGGTTATAACCAGAAAGTGCGAGTTGGTGCAGCGGGCGGCTTGGGCACACCCCAGGCGATTGCTGCTGCTTTTATGCTCGGTGCCGATTTTGTGGTTACCGGCAGCATTAACCAATGCACGGTGGAAGCGGGTGTAAGCGAAGACGTGAAAGACATGCTTGAAAAAGCTCAACCTCAGGATATGGCGATAGTGCCAGCGGGCGATATGTTTGAACTGGGGGCAAAAGTACAAGTGCTTAAAAAAGGAAGCCTTTTCCACGTGCGCGCTAACAAGCTCTACGAACTTTACAAAAACTACGACAGTCTGGATGCTATTCCTCGCGATGTTATAACTAAGCTCGAGAAGCAGATATTTACCCGTTCAATCGACGAAATCTGGCAGGAAACCGAAGCGTTTTATCTTCGCGCTCGCCCGGAAGAAGTCAAAAAGGCCGTAGAGTCACCCAAGCATAAAATGGCGTTGGTGTTTAAATGGTACTTTATTCATGGCACGCGCATGGCGCTGCGTGGCGAAAGGCAACAGCGGGTTAATTACCAGGTTCAGTGCGGCCCGGCGTTGGGTTCGTTTAACCAGTGGGTTAAGGGCACAGAACTCGAGTCCTGGAGAAATCGACACGTCGCTGATATTGCCAGTCAACTAATGCAAGGTGCCCACGATTACGTTAACCGATTTATGCTGGCGGAGGTGGACGCCCTGTGA
- a CDS encoding SRPBCC domain-containing protein, translated as MSKEIVTQIQIDAPSHQVWQTLTDFHAYQNWNPFMVDVKGAAQLHENVTISVAFKDSQRMQFKTKICEFESAKSLCWTSKFLIGGLFDSVHRFDISSISSNQCLFVNQEAYSGILVGLSWKKIEPGARAGFEAMNRALKYQVESQLFARAS; from the coding sequence GTGAGCAAAGAAATCGTTACTCAAATTCAAATTGATGCACCGAGCCACCAGGTATGGCAAACCTTAACCGACTTTCACGCGTATCAAAACTGGAACCCGTTTATGGTTGATGTTAAGGGCGCAGCGCAGCTTCACGAGAACGTTACGATTTCAGTCGCATTTAAGGATTCCCAGCGAATGCAATTCAAAACCAAAATTTGCGAGTTTGAAAGCGCAAAGTCTTTGTGCTGGACAAGCAAATTTCTTATCGGTGGCTTATTCGATAGCGTACATCGATTTGATATCTCAAGCATCTCATCCAACCAGTGTTTGTTTGTGAACCAAGAGGCCTACAGCGGCATTCTAGTTGGGCTGAGTTGGAAAAAAATAGAACCCGGTGCTCGCGCAGGGTTCGAGGCCATGAATAGGGCGCTTAAATACCAAGTGGAGTCTCAGTTGTTTGCAAGAGCCTCTTAG
- a CDS encoding family 16 glycosylhydrolase, which translates to MPLTLFTHFAHALTTDGVEATIVQQNSWGTGFCADVKLENQALNPVESWSLTLDPQGSTVTNVWNATLSSNVAKPLAWNTRINGMSAVGFGFCANGSSLPLITNLSISRSQNPSSSSSSSSSSSSTSSSSNSTSSSSSSSSSSSSSSSSSSSGGQCVAEQCNWYGTLYPLCISQNSGWGWEQSSSCIGTNTCQNQSGNGGLVTGNCTSSSSSSSSSSSSSSSSSTSSSSSGSSSSGGFELVFRDDFNSLDSSRWQLMNHSWDGNLALFSPEAVTVDDGMLAIGLRAAPAGTVFNGTSKPYLGAEVRSYTTIEYGRVTARAKLAKGSAVVSALVTIYTPWPADDWNEFDIESLGQDNTEIQFNSMVYTGPELTPPVTTSVTPTQHPSLQSLGFDSSAGFHTYTIEWTPDQASFYIDGTLYHRWTERMDLIGLPQNILLTIWASDAASWAGPVTSDTVNGVALYDWIEVWRYTQ; encoded by the coding sequence TTGCCACTTACTCTATTTACTCACTTTGCTCATGCGCTGACCACCGATGGTGTAGAAGCTACGATAGTACAACAAAACTCCTGGGGTACCGGGTTTTGTGCCGACGTTAAACTAGAGAACCAAGCCTTGAATCCGGTGGAAAGCTGGAGCCTAACCCTTGATCCGCAAGGAAGTACCGTTACAAACGTTTGGAATGCAACGCTCAGTTCAAATGTTGCAAAACCGCTGGCCTGGAACACCCGTATCAACGGGATGTCTGCCGTAGGCTTTGGCTTTTGTGCAAACGGTAGCTCCCTACCGCTCATCACTAATCTGAGTATTAGCCGTTCGCAAAACCCCAGTTCCTCGTCCAGTAGTAGTTCATCGTCCAGCAGCACATCCTCTTCAAGTAATTCAACCAGTTCATCCAGTTCTAGCTCCTCTAGCTCCAGTTCATCCTCTTCAAGTTCTTCCTCTGGAGGCCAATGCGTGGCGGAGCAATGCAACTGGTACGGCACTCTTTACCCTCTTTGCATTTCTCAGAACTCAGGCTGGGGCTGGGAGCAAAGCAGTAGCTGCATCGGTACCAACACTTGTCAGAATCAGTCTGGTAATGGAGGTTTGGTTACTGGAAACTGCACATCTTCCAGTAGCTCAAGCTCATCAAGTTCGTCCAGCAGCTCCAGTTCATCAACAAGCTCCAGCTCTTCGGGTTCGTCCAGCAGCGGTGGATTTGAACTGGTCTTTCGGGATGATTTCAACTCACTAGATAGCTCGCGTTGGCAGCTGATGAACCACTCGTGGGACGGCAATCTTGCGCTGTTTTCCCCGGAGGCAGTGACCGTGGATGATGGCATGCTCGCCATCGGCTTGCGAGCGGCGCCTGCAGGCACCGTGTTCAATGGCACATCAAAACCCTATCTAGGGGCCGAAGTTCGCTCATACACCACCATCGAATATGGCCGGGTTACCGCTAGAGCGAAGCTCGCCAAAGGCTCTGCAGTAGTATCAGCACTTGTGACAATTTATACACCATGGCCAGCAGATGACTGGAACGAATTTGATATTGAAAGCCTCGGCCAAGACAACACCGAAATACAATTTAATTCAATGGTATACACCGGCCCAGAATTAACGCCACCCGTAACTACATCAGTCACGCCAACCCAACACCCGTCGCTCCAGTCGCTCGGGTTTGATTCATCGGCGGGTTTTCATACCTACACCATTGAGTGGACGCCAGACCAAGCATCATTTTATATCGACGGGACACTCTACCATCGCTGGACTGAGCGAATGGATCTGATTGGGTTACCGCAAAATATTCTGCTCACAATCTGGGCGTCGGATGCTGCCTCCTGGGCTGGGCCAGTTACGAGTGATACCGTTAACGGAGTCGCGCTCTACGATTGGATCGAAGTCTGGCGATACACCCAATAG
- a CDS encoding helix-turn-helix domain-containing protein codes for MNAVIFNFHDIGLLLRAFECAMFGILLVTLRETKRNSNLLLAGFLLANACVAMQTLVLWGDAVKYQVFSINPNIVFLLGFTPFLPGPLLLLYTQSLVYSDFKFRPLYMLHIIPSVLAGFGLYFLYFSKTVADKKLIALDFKNYGNYEWHFNWLVHSEKYLLVAYGCSCIYTLLRYRTALKSSYSDLENIDFSWLLLLVGGFLVVWCCFLVSHLAGNMSYITLGRDIAIAGNYLMLTLITALVFYSLAFSDRFDGIASPTKNEPHASYSPQYVRAFVAQFEASKPYLNQRLTLEGLAADLGMHKRDVSGIINQHLDQNFHMFVNRYRIQAAKALLDNPEHRDTLISEISGLSGFNSKAAFNRFFKKFTGKTPTAYRLDH; via the coding sequence ATGAATGCTGTTATATTTAATTTTCACGATATTGGACTTTTGTTACGCGCCTTCGAGTGCGCGATGTTTGGCATTTTGCTAGTTACGCTTCGCGAAACAAAGCGAAATAGCAATCTTTTACTCGCGGGCTTTTTATTGGCAAATGCCTGTGTTGCAATGCAAACACTTGTACTTTGGGGAGATGCCGTAAAATACCAGGTGTTCAGTATTAACCCTAACATTGTGTTTTTGCTCGGATTTACACCTTTTCTGCCTGGCCCACTGTTACTTCTCTACACACAATCATTGGTCTACAGCGATTTCAAATTTCGACCGCTTTATATGTTACATATTATACCGTCCGTATTGGCAGGCTTCGGGCTGTATTTTTTGTATTTTTCGAAAACGGTTGCAGATAAAAAGCTAATTGCTCTGGATTTTAAAAATTATGGCAATTACGAATGGCACTTCAACTGGCTTGTTCATAGCGAAAAGTATCTTCTCGTAGCTTACGGTTGCAGCTGCATCTATACGCTACTTCGATATCGTACAGCTTTAAAATCAAGCTATTCCGACCTGGAAAACATTGATTTTTCCTGGCTTCTACTGTTGGTTGGCGGATTTCTCGTGGTGTGGTGCTGCTTTCTTGTTTCGCACCTGGCTGGCAATATGTCCTATATCACGCTAGGCAGGGATATAGCAATTGCTGGAAACTATCTTATGCTGACTCTTATCACCGCTCTGGTGTTCTACAGCCTAGCCTTTTCCGACCGGTTTGACGGAATTGCATCACCCACAAAAAACGAGCCACACGCGTCCTACTCGCCGCAGTACGTGCGCGCTTTTGTCGCGCAGTTCGAAGCGTCTAAACCCTACTTGAACCAGAGGTTAACGCTTGAGGGGCTCGCCGCGGACCTCGGTATGCACAAGCGCGATGTATCGGGCATTATCAATCAGCACCTAGACCAAAATTTCCACATGTTTGTCAATCGGTATCGAATACAGGCGGCCAAAGCGCTGCTTGATAATCCTGAGCACAGGGACACACTCATTTCTGAAATAAGCGGTTTGAGCGGGTTTAACAGCAAAGCCGCGTTTAACCGATTCTTCAAGAAGTTTACAGGAAAGACGCCAACCGCATACCGCCTTGATCATTAG
- a CDS encoding DUF4255 domain-containing protein has protein sequence MLDKALNLIATRLNAYILNRVDLDEDIVQLASPVSPDGVSPIEANDKILIFLANIAKDTLAHSTRFKTIEAGGLRVEEPLHLNFYLFVAANFHASRYGEALTFLSYAIQHLHENPVVDRRTVADLPPGLDRLIVDIQNTDINESTNLWGVLGGKYLPSVFYKVRLITLRSESVVSRINPASAPEPTFGQ, from the coding sequence ATGTTGGACAAAGCTCTTAATCTCATCGCGACGCGGTTAAACGCGTATATCCTCAATCGGGTTGATCTGGATGAGGACATTGTTCAGCTTGCTTCACCGGTGTCGCCGGATGGCGTGAGTCCAATTGAAGCGAACGATAAGATTTTGATTTTTCTGGCAAACATTGCAAAAGATACGCTTGCACACAGCACTCGATTTAAAACAATCGAGGCTGGCGGTCTGAGGGTGGAAGAGCCATTGCATTTGAATTTTTACCTTTTTGTAGCTGCTAATTTTCACGCCTCTCGTTACGGGGAGGCGCTTACCTTTTTGTCTTATGCCATCCAGCACCTTCACGAAAACCCCGTTGTAGACAGGCGTACCGTAGCCGATTTACCTCCGGGGCTGGATCGGTTAATTGTGGATATTCAGAATACGGACATCAATGAATCGACAAATTTGTGGGGTGTGCTGGGAGGGAAATATCTACCGTCGGTTTTCTATAAGGTCAGGCTGATTACCTTGCGATCCGAAAGTGTAGTTAGTCGTATTAATCCGGCCTCCGCGCCGGAACCCACGTTCGGGCAGTAG